A portion of the Bacteroides faecium genome contains these proteins:
- a CDS encoding BT4734/BF3469 family protein, which yields MKVTQLRVKERTTALTTMEIETWIEKTRTETKAQPVSAFREVLRYSLPDSRCYEADKLPKILPAAEFRRTEGGIQMKSYNGIVELTVGPLAGSSEIVLVKQLAWEQPQTYCVFTGSSKRTVKIWVKFTRPDNSLPQKREEAEIFHAHAYRLAVKCYQPQIPFNILSKEPSLEQYSRLSYDTELKYRPNSVPFYLSQPMGMPEELSYREAVRSEKSPLTRAVPGYDTERAIFMLFEAALRKTHEEIYKAEDEGARPREGDFQAIVTQLAVNCFQSGIPEEETVKRTIFHYYLQNQEAIIRQLIKNVYNECEGFGKKSSLSKEQTLAFQTEEFMKRRYEFRYNTQIGEVEYRERNSFRFYFNPIDKRVLNSIALDAQTEGIPLWDRDISRYIYSNRVPVFNPLEDFLYHLPIWDGRDRIRGLAQTVPCRNPYWTDLFHRWFLNMVMHWRGTDKKYANNVSPLLVGGQGTRKSTFCRSIIPPAIRAYYTDSIDFSQKKEAERYLNRFALINIDEFDQISTNQQGYLKHILQKPVVNMRKPYGNAVLEMRRYASFIATSNQKDLLTDPSGSRRFICIEVTDTIDNSHAIDYEQLYAQAMYELDHNERYWFDRAEERMMTENNREFEQTTLEEQLFYRYFRPAKEQEEGGEWLSPAEILEDINKNSTISLSNKRTSVFGRILCKHNIPSKRANRGTLYHVVRLSL from the coding sequence ATGAAGGTTACTCAATTGAGAGTCAAGGAAAGAACCACTGCTTTAACTACAATGGAAATCGAAACATGGATAGAAAAAACACGAACTGAAACAAAAGCACAGCCCGTATCCGCTTTCAGAGAAGTGTTACGATATAGCCTCCCCGACTCACGCTGCTATGAAGCAGACAAATTACCGAAGATTCTTCCTGCCGCAGAATTCCGCAGAACGGAAGGTGGCATACAGATGAAAAGCTATAACGGTATAGTAGAACTCACCGTCGGTCCGCTGGCAGGCAGTTCGGAAATCGTATTAGTGAAACAACTCGCTTGGGAACAACCGCAAACGTACTGCGTTTTTACCGGTTCCAGCAAACGGACCGTGAAGATTTGGGTGAAATTTACCCGTCCCGACAATTCACTTCCTCAAAAAAGAGAGGAAGCAGAAATATTCCACGCACATGCCTATCGACTCGCCGTGAAATGTTACCAGCCGCAAATTCCATTCAATATCTTATCGAAAGAGCCTTCGCTGGAACAATATTCACGACTATCATACGATACGGAGCTCAAGTACCGACCGAACTCTGTCCCGTTTTATCTGTCGCAGCCCATGGGAATGCCCGAAGAACTATCTTATCGGGAAGCCGTACGTTCTGAAAAGTCACCGTTGACACGAGCCGTACCGGGATACGATACGGAGAGAGCTATATTTATGCTCTTCGAAGCGGCGCTGAGAAAAACACATGAAGAGATTTACAAAGCAGAAGACGAAGGCGCACGTCCGAGAGAGGGAGACTTTCAAGCAATAGTGACACAATTGGCCGTCAACTGCTTTCAGTCGGGAATTCCTGAAGAAGAAACCGTGAAACGCACTATTTTTCACTACTATTTGCAAAATCAGGAAGCAATTATCCGTCAGTTAATCAAAAATGTATATAACGAGTGCGAAGGATTTGGCAAGAAAAGTAGTCTGAGCAAAGAACAGACACTGGCTTTTCAAACCGAGGAGTTTATGAAGCGGCGTTACGAGTTCCGCTACAACACCCAGATAGGTGAGGTGGAATATCGCGAACGAAATTCATTCCGGTTTTACTTCAATCCGATTGACAAACGGGTATTAAACAGCATCGCACTAGACGCACAGACAGAAGGCATCCCCTTGTGGGACAGAGATATCAGCCGGTATATCTACTCCAATCGCGTACCGGTATTCAATCCGTTGGAAGATTTCCTTTACCATCTCCCGATTTGGGACGGACGTGACCGTATCCGTGGACTTGCGCAAACTGTACCCTGCCGGAATCCGTATTGGACGGATCTGTTTCACCGCTGGTTCCTGAATATGGTGATGCATTGGCGCGGAACAGATAAAAAATATGCGAACAACGTGTCTCCCCTATTGGTAGGCGGACAAGGAACTCGTAAATCCACATTTTGCCGAAGCATTATTCCGCCTGCCATACGGGCATATTATACAGATAGTATCGATTTCTCACAAAAAAAGGAAGCTGAACGGTATCTAAATCGGTTTGCGCTGATAAACATCGATGAGTTCGACCAGATAAGCACCAATCAGCAAGGATACTTGAAGCATATTCTTCAGAAACCGGTGGTAAACATGCGCAAACCTTACGGAAATGCCGTATTGGAAATGCGACGCTATGCATCTTTCATCGCTACGAGTAATCAGAAAGACTTGCTCACCGACCCATCGGGTAGCCGTCGTTTTATCTGCATCGAAGTGACGGATACAATAGACAACAGTCATGCCATAGACTATGAACAACTTTACGCACAAGCTATGTATGAGCTGGATCATAACGAACGTTATTGGTTTGACCGTGCAGAGGAACGGATGATGACAGAAAACAACCGGGAATTTGAACAGACTACACTTGAAGAGCAACTGTTCTATCGTTATTTTCGTCCGGCCAAAGAACAGGAAGAGGGTGGCGAATGGCTTTCTCCGGCAGAAATACTGGAAGATATCAACAAAAACAGTACTATTTCATTGTCTAACAAGCGGACAAGTGTATTCGGCAGGATACTCTGCAAGCACAATATTCCTTCCAAACGTGCCAATCGAGGTACTCTCTATCATGTTGTAAGGCTTTCATTATAA
- a CDS encoding DUF6078 family protein, producing the protein MEDDFDYQAVPYGFTHCFNNQCPKGEKCLHRLVAMHSTDQYPTLSVVNPHCIPGDANTCSFYKSIQKIRVAWGVKHLLDNVPHKDAEQLKSLMLSHFGRGLYYRFYRKEKYLSPEQQEYIRRIFRQKGITEEPAFESYTEEYKW; encoded by the coding sequence ATGGAAGATGATTTTGACTACCAGGCAGTGCCCTATGGTTTTACCCACTGCTTCAATAACCAATGTCCGAAAGGAGAAAAATGTCTGCATCGCTTGGTAGCAATGCATAGTACTGATCAGTATCCCACTCTGTCTGTGGTAAACCCCCATTGTATTCCGGGGGATGCGAATACTTGTTCTTTTTATAAGTCGATACAGAAAATACGCGTGGCGTGGGGAGTTAAGCACTTGTTGGATAATGTGCCCCATAAGGATGCGGAACAACTTAAAAGTTTGATGTTAAGCCATTTCGGGCGGGGACTGTATTACCGCTTCTATCGTAAAGAAAAATATCTGTCTCCTGAACAACAGGAATATATTCGTAGAATTTTCCGTCAGAAAGGGATTACGGAGGAACCGGCTTTTGAATCCTACACAGAAGAATATAAGTGGTAA
- a CDS encoding ATP-binding protein produces MRFHNREEELKELKRIQQLAFEENSRMTVVTGRRRIGKTSLIMKAVEQSPTVYLFVGRKNEATLCEEFIPLITQSLQTFVPGEIRSFRSLFQYLMQLATQQAFNLVIDEFQEFYNINESIFSDMQNIWDQHRKSSHMNLIVSGSIYSLMQKIFQDNKEPLFGRADNIIKLSAFSLPVLKEIMHEYAPAHSNDDLLALYTFTGGVPKYVELFCDNHALSVESMIHFMVRDNSPFTEEGKNLLVEEFGKNYGTYFSILSAIAGGRNTQAEIEATLGEKSIGGYLKRLINDYNIIIRQRPILAKEGSTTVRYEICDNFIRLWFNYFDRNRSLIEIKNFVGLRTIIETDYPTYSGKILELYFKQKFAESYQFRAIGSWWEAKGNLNEIDIVALRLEKNKAVVAEVKRQRKNFKPELLAQKVEHLKKKLLPRYSIETMCLSLEDM; encoded by the coding sequence ATGAGATTTCATAATAGAGAAGAGGAGCTTAAAGAGTTGAAGAGAATTCAGCAATTGGCATTCGAGGAGAATTCAAGAATGACAGTCGTCACGGGGCGTCGTAGGATTGGAAAAACAAGTCTTATTATGAAAGCAGTCGAACAATCGCCCACTGTTTACCTGTTTGTAGGCCGTAAGAATGAAGCTACTCTATGCGAGGAGTTCATACCACTTATCACACAGTCCTTACAAACTTTTGTGCCGGGAGAAATCCGGAGTTTCCGAAGCTTGTTTCAATACCTGATGCAACTTGCCACCCAACAAGCTTTCAATCTGGTTATTGACGAGTTTCAGGAATTTTATAATATCAATGAATCCATATTCAGCGATATGCAAAATATATGGGATCAACATCGGAAATCCTCACACATGAATTTAATCGTCAGCGGTTCCATCTACTCTCTGATGCAAAAGATTTTTCAAGATAATAAAGAGCCACTTTTCGGGCGGGCGGACAATATTATTAAACTGTCAGCGTTCAGCCTTCCTGTTTTAAAGGAAATAATGCATGAGTATGCGCCGGCACATTCGAATGACGACCTTTTAGCTCTTTATACTTTTACCGGTGGAGTCCCTAAATACGTAGAACTCTTTTGCGACAATCATGCACTTAGCGTAGAAAGCATGATTCATTTTATGGTTCGCGACAATTCTCCCTTTACCGAAGAAGGAAAAAATCTACTGGTGGAAGAATTCGGGAAGAATTACGGAACCTATTTCTCTATTCTGAGTGCGATTGCCGGGGGAAGAAACACACAAGCCGAAATCGAGGCAACACTAGGGGAAAAAAGCATAGGCGGATACTTGAAGCGTCTGATAAATGATTATAATATCATCATTCGTCAACGTCCGATTCTGGCAAAAGAAGGTTCGACAACTGTCCGGTACGAGATATGCGATAATTTTATCAGACTTTGGTTCAACTATTTCGACCGCAACCGTTCATTGATAGAAATTAAAAACTTTGTAGGATTACGCACTATTATAGAAACCGATTATCCTACTTATAGTGGAAAAATACTGGAACTTTACTTCAAACAAAAATTTGCAGAGAGTTATCAATTCCGCGCCATCGGTTCGTGGTGGGAAGCCAAAGGTAATCTAAATGAAATAGACATCGTCGCACTCCGTTTGGAAAAGAATAAAGCAGTAGTTGCAGAAGTTAAACGCCAACGCAAAAACTTTAAACCGGAGTTACTGGCACAGAAAGTTGAACATCTAAAGAAAAAATTATTACCCCGATATTCTATTGAGACAATGTGCCTGTCACTGGAAGACATGTAA
- a CDS encoding 4-hydroxy-3-methylbut-2-en-1-yl diphosphate synthase: MDLFNYFRRETTEVNIGAVPLGGPNSIRVQSMTNTSTQDTEACVEQAKRIVDAGGEYVRLTTQGIKEAENLMNINIGLRSQGYMVPLVADVHFNPKVADVAAQYAEKVRINPGNYVDAARTFKRLEYTDEEYAQEIQKIHDRFVPFLNICKENHTAIRIGVNHGSLSDRIMSRYGDTPAGMVESCMEFLRICVEENFTDVVISIKASNTVVMVKTVRLLADIMEKEGMAFPLHLGVTEAGDGEDGRIKSALGIGALLSDGLGDTIRVSLSEAPEAEIPVARKLVDYILLRQNHPYIPGLEAPDFNYLSPERRKTKAVRNIGGEHVPVVIADRMDGKTEVNPQFTPDYIYAGRALPEQREDGVEYILDADVWQGEPGTWPAFNHAQLPLMGGCNAELKFLFMPYMAQTDEVIACLKQHPEVVIVSQSNHPNRLGEHRALAHQLTTEGLQNPVVFFQHYAEDNAEDLQIKSAADMGALIFDGLCDGIFLFNQGNLSHAVVDATAFGILQAGRTRTSKTEYISCPGCGRTLYDLEKTIARIKAATSHLTGLKIGIMGCIVNGPGEMADADYGYVGAGRGKISLYKGKVCVEKNIPEEEAVERLLEFIRNDRKENS; the protein is encoded by the coding sequence ATGGATCTATTCAATTATTTTCGAAGAGAAACCACAGAAGTGAATATTGGGGCTGTACCGTTGGGCGGCCCCAATTCTATTCGTGTCCAGTCGATGACCAACACGTCTACACAGGATACCGAGGCTTGTGTGGAACAGGCAAAGCGAATTGTTGACGCGGGTGGCGAATATGTCCGCCTGACGACGCAGGGCATCAAGGAAGCGGAAAACCTGATGAATATCAACATCGGTTTGCGCAGCCAGGGATATATGGTTCCGTTGGTTGCCGATGTACACTTCAACCCGAAAGTGGCCGATGTAGCCGCTCAATATGCGGAAAAGGTGCGTATCAATCCGGGAAATTATGTAGATGCTGCCCGTACTTTTAAGAGACTCGAATATACAGACGAAGAGTACGCGCAGGAAATACAAAAGATTCATGACCGGTTTGTTCCTTTTCTGAATATCTGCAAAGAGAACCACACGGCTATCCGCATCGGAGTGAATCATGGCTCTTTGTCCGACCGCATCATGTCACGCTATGGTGACACACCCGCAGGAATGGTAGAGTCCTGTATGGAATTTCTTCGTATCTGCGTCGAAGAGAACTTCACCGATGTAGTGATTTCTATCAAAGCGTCCAATACGGTCGTCATGGTGAAAACCGTCCGCCTGTTGGCAGACATAATGGAAAAAGAAGGCATGGCCTTCCCGCTGCATCTCGGAGTGACGGAAGCCGGAGACGGTGAGGACGGACGTATCAAGTCCGCTCTCGGCATCGGAGCGCTGTTAAGCGACGGACTGGGTGATACCATCCGTGTATCTTTGAGCGAAGCGCCCGAAGCGGAAATTCCCGTAGCCCGTAAACTGGTGGATTACATCCTGCTGAGGCAGAACCACCCCTATATCCCGGGACTGGAAGCACCGGATTTCAATTATCTGTCTCCCGAACGCCGGAAGACGAAAGCTGTCCGCAATATCGGTGGCGAACACGTACCTGTGGTGATTGCCGACCGTATGGATGGAAAGACGGAAGTCAATCCCCAATTTACCCCGGATTATATCTATGCCGGACGTGCTTTGCCCGAACAACGGGAAGACGGTGTAGAATATATCCTCGATGCCGACGTATGGCAAGGGGAACCCGGCACCTGGCCTGCCTTTAATCATGCGCAATTGCCACTGATGGGCGGATGCAATGCGGAACTCAAATTCCTGTTTATGCCCTATATGGCACAGACGGACGAAGTGATTGCCTGCCTGAAGCAACATCCTGAAGTAGTCATCGTTTCCCAAAGCAATCACCCGAACCGTTTGGGCGAACACCGTGCATTGGCACATCAACTGACAACGGAAGGTTTGCAAAACCCGGTTGTCTTCTTCCAGCATTATGCAGAAGATAATGCAGAGGATTTGCAAATAAAATCTGCCGCCGATATGGGCGCATTGATTTTTGACGGACTTTGCGATGGCATCTTCCTGTTCAATCAAGGTAACCTGAGTCATGCAGTAGTAGACGCAACCGCTTTCGGAATCCTGCAAGCCGGACGTACCCGTACTTCCAAGACAGAATATATCTCTTGTCCCGGTTGCGGACGCACGCTCTACGATTTGGAAAAGACAATTGCCCGCATCAAGGCAGCTACCTCACACCTGACAGGACTGAAGATTGGTATCATGGGATGCATTGTGAATGGTCCCGGCGAAATGGCGGATGCTGACTACGGTTATGTAGGTGCCGGCCGCGGTAAAATCAGCCTTTATAAAGGCAAAGTTTGTGTCGAAAAGAATATCCCCGAAGAAGAAGCTGTGGAAAGATTGCTGGAGTTTATACGAAATGACAGGAAAGAGAATTCTTAA
- the purE gene encoding 5-(carboxyamino)imidazole ribonucleotide mutase: MTPIVSIIMGSTSDLPVMEKAAQLLNDMHVPFEMNALSAHRTPEAVEEFAKNARNRGIKVIIAAAGMAAALPGVIAANTTLPVIGVPVKGSVLDGVDALYSIIQMPPGIPVATVAINGAMNAAILAIQMLALSDEKLAEAFAAYKEGLKKKIVKANEELKEVKFEYKTN, from the coding sequence ATGACTCCAATTGTAAGTATTATCATGGGTAGTACGTCCGACCTTCCCGTAATGGAGAAGGCTGCGCAACTGCTGAATGATATGCATGTACCGTTCGAAATGAACGCGCTTTCCGCTCACCGCACGCCCGAGGCTGTGGAAGAGTTTGCCAAGAATGCCCGCAACCGTGGCATCAAAGTGATTATCGCTGCTGCCGGAATGGCTGCCGCCCTTCCCGGTGTAATTGCTGCTAACACTACGCTTCCCGTTATCGGAGTACCCGTAAAAGGTTCCGTTCTCGATGGTGTAGACGCCCTTTACTCTATCATCCAGATGCCTCCGGGCATTCCCGTAGCCACCGTTGCTATCAACGGCGCGATGAATGCGGCTATCCTGGCTATCCAGATGCTTGCATTGAGTGACGAGAAGTTGGCGGAAGCTTTTGCTGCTTACAAAGAAGGACTGAAAAAGAAAATCGTAAAAGCAAACGAAGAACTGAAAGAAGTGAAGTTTGAATATAAAACGAACTAA
- the gcvH gene encoding glycine cleavage system protein GcvH, with translation MDFPQNLKYTNEHEWIRVEGDIAYVGITDYAQEQLGDIVFVDIPTVGEALEADEVFGTIEVVKTISDLFLPVAGEVMEQNEALEENPELVNKDPYGEGWLIKMKPANLKDVEDLLDAEGYKEVING, from the coding sequence ATGGACTTTCCACAGAATTTGAAGTACACGAACGAACACGAATGGATTCGCGTTGAAGGAGACATTGCTTATGTTGGTATCACAGACTATGCTCAAGAGCAATTGGGTGATATTGTGTTCGTAGATATACCTACTGTCGGTGAAGCGTTGGAAGCTGATGAAGTTTTCGGAACCATCGAAGTAGTAAAGACCATTTCCGACCTTTTCTTGCCGGTAGCAGGTGAAGTGATGGAACAAAACGAAGCGCTGGAAGAGAATCCGGAGCTGGTGAACAAGGATCCTTATGGTGAAGGCTGGCTGATTAAAATGAAACCGGCAAACCTGAAAGACGTAGAAGACCTGCTGGATGCCGAAGGCTATAAAGAAGTGATTAACGGATGA
- a CDS encoding phosphatase PAP2 family protein: MDREREHIIADKSMLQVARVTSILFTPFSIPFLSFLVLFLFSYLRIMPMVYKLIVLGIVYCFTILTPTITIFLFRKINGFDRQDLSERKKRYIPILLTIISYVFCLLMMRKLNIPWYMTGIILASLVVSVICIAVNLKWKLSEHMAGMGGVIGGLVSFSALFGYNPVGWLCLFILIAGILGSARIILGHHTLGEVLSGFAVGLVCALLVLHPMINSLFRIFLF, from the coding sequence GTGGACAGAGAAAGAGAGCATATCATAGCGGATAAGTCAATGTTACAGGTGGCGAGAGTCACTTCAATATTGTTTACCCCATTTTCTATTCCGTTTTTGTCGTTTCTGGTGTTATTCCTGTTTTCTTATCTACGCATCATGCCGATGGTATATAAGTTGATTGTATTGGGAATCGTTTACTGCTTCACCATACTGACACCTACTATCACCATTTTCCTGTTTCGCAAGATTAATGGCTTTGACCGTCAGGATTTGAGTGAACGTAAGAAACGCTATATACCTATCCTGCTGACTATCATCTCCTATGTATTCTGCCTGTTGATGATGCGCAAACTGAACATACCCTGGTATATGACGGGCATTATCCTGGCTTCCCTGGTGGTATCTGTCATTTGCATTGCAGTCAACCTGAAATGGAAATTGAGCGAACATATGGCCGGAATGGGTGGAGTGATAGGAGGACTGGTTTCTTTCAGTGCCTTGTTCGGTTATAATCCGGTAGGTTGGTTATGCCTGTTTATCTTGATAGCCGGCATACTCGGTTCAGCCCGTATCATCCTGGGACATCATACGTTGGGTGAGGTACTTTCCGGCTTTGCGGTCGGTCTGGTATGTGCCCTTCTGGTGCTTCATCCGATGATTAATTCCTTATTTCGAATATTTTTATTTTAA
- the rpoN gene encoding RNA polymerase factor sigma-54, with the protein MAQGSRQIQSQAQQQVQTLSPQQILVVKLLELPAVELEDRIHAELLENPALEEGKEENAADEYSDADGMEDGMENGANDYDSLSDYLTEDDIPDYKLQENNRSKDEQAEDIPFSDTTSFYEILKEQLRERNLTEHQCDLVEYLIGSLDDDGLLRKSLESICDELAIYAGIESTEEELEEALCILQDFDPAGIGARSLQECLLIQIDRKKEAERTANPILDLEERIIRDCYEEFTRKHWEKIIKKLDIDEETFNEAICEITKLNPRPGASLGETIGRNLQQIIPDFIVETYDDGTINISLNNRNVPELRMSRDFTEMVEEHTRNKANQSKESKEAMMFLKQKMDAAQGFIDAVKQRQNTLMTTMQAIIDLQRPFFIDGDESLLKPMILKDVAERTGLDISTISRVSNSKYVQTNFGIYPLKFFFSDGYTTEDGEEMSVREIRKILKECIDGEDKKKPLTDDELAEILKEKGYPIARRTVAKYRQQLNIPVARLRK; encoded by the coding sequence ATGGCACAAGGTTCCCGTCAAATACAATCTCAGGCGCAACAGCAAGTACAGACGCTCTCGCCACAGCAGATTCTGGTCGTGAAATTGTTGGAACTTCCCGCAGTAGAGCTGGAAGACCGTATCCATGCCGAACTGCTTGAAAATCCGGCACTTGAAGAAGGCAAAGAAGAGAATGCCGCCGACGAATATTCCGATGCCGACGGTATGGAAGACGGCATGGAGAATGGCGCCAATGACTATGATTCTTTAAGTGACTACCTCACCGAAGACGATATTCCCGACTATAAACTGCAAGAGAACAACCGCTCGAAAGACGAGCAGGCGGAAGATATCCCCTTCTCCGACACCACTTCCTTTTATGAAATATTGAAAGAGCAACTCCGTGAACGGAATTTGACAGAGCATCAATGTGACTTGGTAGAATACCTGATTGGATCATTGGATGACGACGGCCTGCTCCGTAAATCTCTGGAAAGCATCTGTGACGAACTGGCCATTTATGCCGGTATAGAATCCACAGAGGAAGAACTCGAAGAAGCGTTGTGCATCTTGCAGGACTTTGATCCGGCAGGTATCGGCGCCCGTAGCCTTCAGGAATGTCTGTTGATACAGATTGACCGGAAGAAAGAGGCGGAAAGAACTGCCAATCCCATACTCGACCTCGAAGAACGCATCATCCGTGACTGCTACGAAGAGTTCACCCGCAAACATTGGGAGAAAATCATAAAGAAACTGGATATTGACGAAGAAACATTCAATGAAGCCATCTGCGAAATCACCAAACTGAATCCCCGTCCCGGTGCTTCTTTGGGCGAAACCATCGGCAGAAATCTTCAACAGATAATTCCCGACTTTATCGTAGAAACGTATGATGACGGAACAATCAATATAAGTCTCAATAACCGCAACGTCCCCGAACTCCGCATGAGCCGTGACTTTACGGAAATGGTGGAAGAACATACCAGGAATAAAGCCAACCAGTCCAAAGAATCCAAGGAAGCAATGATGTTCCTGAAGCAGAAAATGGATGCGGCACAAGGATTTATCGACGCTGTCAAGCAACGTCAGAATACACTGATGACCACCATGCAGGCAATCATCGACCTGCAACGGCCGTTCTTCATCGACGGAGACGAATCCCTGTTGAAACCGATGATCTTGAAAGATGTGGCCGAACGTACCGGACTGGATATATCAACCATCTCCCGTGTCAGCAACAGCAAATATGTGCAGACGAATTTCGGTATCTATCCGCTTAAATTCTTCTTCAGCGACGGATATACAACGGAAGACGGAGAAGAAATGTCCGTCCGCGAAATCCGTAAGATTCTGAAAGAATGCATCGACGGAGAGGACAAGAAAAAGCCGCTGACCGATGATGAACTGGCAGAAATCCTGAAAGAAAAAGGATACCCCATTGCCCGCCGGACAGTAGCCAAATACCGCCAGCAACTGAATATACCCGTGGCGCGGCTCAGGAAATAA
- a CDS encoding KilA-N domain-containing protein — MTKIRVQNAEITVVTYDNKDYISLTDMVRNIENGLALIEKWLRNKNTIEFLGIWEAMYNPDFNSPEFEGIKNEAGLNRFILSVKQWVEKTNSKGIIAKAGRYGGTYAHKDIAFEFASWVSPQFKLYLLKEFQRLKEQEQTQLGWTAKRELSKINYRIHTDAIKQNLIPNEVTLKQASIIYANEADILNVAMFGMTAKMWHEHNPELKGNIRDYATINELICLSNMENLNAVFIDQGLPQSERLVKLNQIAIQQMQILEDDNNRKLLK, encoded by the coding sequence ATGACAAAAATAAGAGTACAGAATGCGGAAATAACCGTTGTCACATACGATAACAAGGATTATATCTCACTAACCGATATGGTGCGAAACATCGAAAACGGATTAGCGCTCATTGAAAAATGGCTACGTAATAAAAACACCATTGAATTTCTGGGGATATGGGAAGCAATGTACAATCCAGATTTTAATTCCCCCGAATTCGAGGGAATTAAAAATGAAGCAGGACTGAATCGTTTCATTCTATCTGTAAAGCAATGGGTGGAGAAAACTAATTCTAAAGGAATAATAGCTAAGGCCGGTCGATATGGCGGAACATATGCCCACAAGGATATAGCTTTTGAATTTGCTTCCTGGGTATCACCACAGTTCAAGTTATATCTTTTGAAAGAGTTCCAACGGCTAAAGGAACAAGAACAAACCCAACTTGGCTGGACCGCCAAACGTGAACTCTCAAAGATAAATTATCGAATCCACACAGATGCAATCAAGCAGAACCTTATTCCAAATGAAGTGACTTTGAAACAAGCAAGTATCATTTATGCCAATGAAGCCGATATATTAAACGTAGCCATGTTTGGCATGACTGCTAAGATGTGGCACGAACATAACCCTGAACTGAAGGGTAATATTCGTGACTACGCTACCATCAATGAGTTAATTTGCTTATCTAATATGGAAAATCTCAATGCTGTATTTATCGACCAGGGACTACCTCAAAGTGAACGGCTCGTCAAACTTAATCAAATAGCTATTCAACAAATGCAAATATTAGAGGATGATAACAATAGAAAACTACTGAAATGA